In Bacteroidia bacterium, a genomic segment contains:
- a CDS encoding malectin domain-containing carbohydrate-binding protein: protein MRPLQNLMNPVLRYILTFCIVFLLGNTRLLLAQSFNQGILSGLTLLNPTSLQFGPDNRLYVTQQHGEIYILTIVRNNAADYSVTDIDTILSVKQIPNHDDFGNVSANITDRQVTGIFVAGTANNPIIYVTSSDPREGAGAGSGQSGDLNLDTNSGILSKLTWIGANINDPAGYWDMVHLVRGMPRSEENHANNDFIVDVTANIAYLPIGGFTNAGSPCIAFAFTCEYALSAAILSVDLNVIEALPTKTDAQGQKYKYDLPTLDHPTTIGGGDISGSHVPWGGNDGLNQAMLVQGGPVQIFSSGWRNVYDLVITQAGNMYGCDNGANQGWGGHPWGEGPPVGGVSSATNEYCPGEGGSSGPGDAACNQSGDAQVNNQNGLHKFAQGYYAGHPNPIRANPTGAGLYKDGVYYPTGSPTLPAAWPPVPAAMADPIEGDFKQPGPANGAQLTFSPPVNGICEYTASNFGGVMTGDLLGVAYLGNNKGRIFRMFVDETTGNVTGSSIFLTNFTSLPLDVTSLGDAGIYPGTIWTANHGSNTITVFEPTDYSGPAPICNGNNDPLIDEDGDGFTNADELDIRNGTDPCSGGSRPSDHDGTLIGGFKVSDWNDPDDDDDGIIDTIDPFCIDPNNGTDITAADLPLVYPFFNADPGTGFFGLGFTGLMVNGVTDYLNMLNPDEDLIAGGATGTFTNPTVEDGSTLDNQLINSYQFGIDISGASEPVVFRTQMNGNFFNGGSDTDYLQGVYIGTGDQDNYVLVALVGLGSGNGGFRVIREIAGVVTSTDYPVANILSSSVIHLYLQVDPSNGEVLPSYSASNGAITVLGAPVSTSGNLLAAIQGTYQIGGQNIALATGVLASSGAGTDFIASWDFMEMYTVSQREILAATPDPLAFGNVNVGTPNTLTLDVATALNFSIDVTNISVTGPDAAMFSPAVSTIDDIIISSPKTLEVTFTPTSTGAKTATLELTHTGVNSPLTVALTGTGATVAAQTVLYRINNADSMVVSTNGGPDWAVDLNTSPSSYRVAGGNNQGTGVQPPTLFMGATLPAGTPEKLFRKERYDPAAGQEMQWEFPVAGAAGTKYEVHLYFANACICSNDPGERVFNIRIEGDTVAKNFDITGTFGHQVAGMVSYNVTVDGDGKLDIDFLRVVGDPMINAIEILTGNNTGGFPVELLTLNATAEGSDIRIDWTTAFELNNDGFEVQMLSPDNTTQEFQTLGFVQGAGTTSERQNYSYLVRGRKPGTYIFRLRQIDYDGTYTFSGRVNATVVAEMLGMYMYPNPTTGMVNLVIGNNERQQVSVELYDGMGRMVKPLFKGLLEKGSQTLTFDLSNLPSGVYMLRATNGVTATVERVLTLH from the coding sequence ATGAGACCACTCCAGAATCTTATGAACCCAGTTTTACGATATATCCTGACCTTCTGTATCGTTTTTCTATTGGGTAACACGCGTCTACTTCTTGCACAGAGTTTTAATCAGGGCATACTTTCAGGTTTGACCCTTCTCAATCCTACTTCTCTTCAGTTTGGGCCAGACAACCGGTTATATGTAACCCAGCAACATGGCGAAATTTATATTCTTACAATTGTAAGAAATAATGCCGCCGACTATTCGGTAACTGATATTGACACGATCCTCAGCGTCAAACAAATCCCCAACCACGATGATTTTGGCAACGTATCTGCGAATATTACCGACAGGCAGGTAACAGGTATTTTTGTCGCTGGTACCGCCAATAACCCGATTATTTATGTAACATCCAGCGACCCTAGAGAAGGGGCCGGAGCCGGCTCCGGTCAGAGCGGAGACCTCAATCTGGATACTAATAGCGGGATTCTTTCCAAACTTACCTGGATCGGGGCAAATATCAATGATCCTGCGGGATACTGGGACATGGTGCATCTTGTCAGAGGAATGCCCCGCTCTGAAGAAAACCACGCCAACAACGACTTTATCGTTGACGTAACAGCGAATATTGCGTATCTCCCCATCGGTGGATTTACCAATGCAGGCAGTCCTTGCATTGCTTTTGCATTTACCTGTGAGTATGCGCTTTCAGCGGCGATTCTTTCCGTTGACCTCAATGTAATCGAGGCTCTCCCCACCAAAACAGATGCACAGGGACAAAAATATAAATACGACCTCCCGACCCTGGATCACCCCACAACTATAGGTGGCGGGGATATCAGCGGATCTCATGTACCCTGGGGTGGAAACGACGGGCTGAATCAGGCCATGCTTGTACAAGGCGGACCCGTTCAGATTTTTTCCTCCGGCTGGCGAAATGTATATGATCTTGTCATCACTCAGGCTGGCAATATGTATGGCTGCGACAATGGTGCAAATCAGGGTTGGGGCGGCCACCCATGGGGAGAAGGCCCACCTGTCGGAGGCGTTTCCTCCGCTACCAACGAATACTGCCCCGGCGAAGGCGGCTCCAGTGGCCCCGGAGATGCAGCCTGCAACCAGAGCGGGGACGCACAGGTCAATAACCAAAATGGCCTCCACAAATTCGCGCAGGGTTACTACGCCGGCCACCCCAACCCCATCAGAGCAAACCCCACCGGAGCCGGATTGTACAAAGATGGCGTTTATTACCCGACCGGTAGTCCTACACTCCCGGCAGCATGGCCTCCCGTGCCTGCTGCTATGGCAGATCCTATTGAAGGAGATTTCAAGCAGCCCGGCCCGGCAAATGGCGCCCAGCTTACCTTTAGCCCTCCGGTAAATGGCATCTGCGAATACACGGCATCCAATTTCGGCGGTGTAATGACGGGCGACCTTCTGGGTGTAGCCTATCTCGGCAACAACAAAGGGCGGATTTTCCGCATGTTTGTAGACGAGACTACCGGAAATGTTACCGGTTCCAGTATTTTCCTCACAAATTTCACCTCTCTTCCACTCGATGTAACGTCTCTGGGAGATGCGGGTATTTACCCTGGCACCATATGGACAGCCAACCACGGTTCAAACACCATCACGGTCTTCGAACCTACAGACTATAGTGGCCCGGCACCTATCTGCAACGGCAATAATGACCCGCTCATCGATGAAGATGGAGATGGCTTTACCAATGCAGACGAACTGGATATCAGAAATGGTACTGACCCGTGCAGCGGTGGCAGCAGACCATCTGACCATGACGGTACCCTGATCGGTGGTTTCAAAGTGTCTGACTGGAATGATCCGGATGATGATGACGACGGAATTATCGATACCATCGACCCATTTTGTATAGACCCCAATAATGGCACGGACATCACCGCGGCAGACCTTCCTTTGGTTTACCCATTCTTCAACGCTGACCCGGGTACAGGTTTCTTCGGACTGGGTTTCACCGGTCTGATGGTCAATGGTGTTACCGATTATCTCAACATGCTCAATCCTGACGAAGATCTGATTGCAGGCGGAGCAACCGGCACATTCACCAATCCGACAGTCGAAGACGGAAGTACTTTAGACAATCAATTGATTAATTCTTACCAGTTTGGTATTGATATCAGTGGCGCTTCCGAACCCGTAGTATTCCGTACTCAGATGAATGGAAATTTCTTCAACGGAGGCAGTGATACAGATTATCTTCAGGGCGTATATATTGGCACGGGTGATCAGGACAATTATGTCCTGGTGGCACTGGTGGGATTGGGTAGCGGAAATGGCGGCTTCCGGGTGATTCGTGAAATTGCCGGAGTGGTCACTTCTACAGATTATCCAGTGGCCAATATCCTTTCATCTTCTGTCATTCACCTTTATCTTCAGGTAGATCCATCCAATGGGGAAGTCCTTCCCTCCTACTCTGCCAGCAATGGTGCCATCACCGTACTGGGCGCACCGGTATCCACAAGTGGCAACCTCCTGGCAGCCATTCAGGGAACGTATCAGATAGGTGGACAAAATATAGCCCTGGCAACCGGCGTTTTGGCCTCATCAGGAGCAGGTACAGATTTTATCGCCAGCTGGGATTTTATGGAAATGTACACGGTAAGCCAGCGTGAAATCCTGGCAGCAACCCCCGATCCACTTGCCTTTGGCAATGTAAATGTGGGGACCCCCAATACGCTGACGCTTGATGTGGCAACCGCACTTAACTTTAGCATCGATGTTACCAACATCTCGGTAACCGGACCTGATGCCGCAATGTTTTCTCCTGCCGTTTCCACGATTGATGATATTATCATCTCCTCTCCCAAAACACTGGAAGTTACTTTTACCCCCACCTCCACCGGCGCTAAAACTGCCACGCTGGAACTGACTCATACAGGGGTAAATTCGCCACTCACTGTTGCACTTACCGGAACAGGAGCTACCGTTGCTGCGCAAACCGTCCTTTACCGGATCAACAATGCAGATTCTATGGTAGTTTCGACAAATGGTGGCCCGGACTGGGCGGTTGACCTTAATACCAGCCCGTCTTCGTACAGAGTGGCCGGCGGCAATAATCAGGGAACAGGTGTACAACCCCCTACCCTTTTTATGGGAGCAACACTTCCGGCAGGAACACCCGAAAAGCTTTTCCGAAAAGAGCGCTATGACCCTGCGGCCGGACAGGAAATGCAATGGGAATTCCCGGTCGCGGGTGCTGCCGGAACCAAATACGAAGTGCACCTTTATTTTGCCAATGCCTGTATTTGTAGCAATGATCCCGGAGAGCGCGTATTCAATATCCGCATCGAGGGTGATACTGTTGCCAAAAACTTCGATATCACGGGTACCTTTGGCCACCAGGTTGCAGGAATGGTTTCCTACAATGTAACCGTGGATGGCGATGGCAAACTGGATATTGACTTCCTGCGGGTGGTAGGCGACCCAATGATTAATGCAATTGAAATCCTTACAGGTAACAATACAGGTGGTTTTCCGGTCGAACTTCTTACCCTGAATGCAACCGCAGAGGGAAGCGATATCCGGATTGACTGGACAACCGCATTTGAACTCAACAACGATGGATTCGAGGTGCAAATGCTTTCACCTGACAATACCACACAGGAGTTTCAGACACTGGGATTTGTGCAGGGAGCAGGAACTACCAGTGAAAGACAAAACTACTCATACCTCGTCAGAGGCAGAAAACCCGGAACTTATATTTTCCGCCTGCGGCAGATAGACTATGACGGCACCTATACCTTCTCCGGAAGAGTAAACGCAACCGTAGTAGCTGAAATGCTGGGAATGTATATGTACCCCAATCCTACCACGGGCATGGTGAACCTTGTCATTGGCAACAATGAGCGCCAGCAGGTTTCGGTAGAACTTTATGATGGAATGGGCCGAATGGTGAAACCATTGTTCAAAGGACTACTGGAAAAAGGCTCACAGACCCTTACATTCGATTTGAGCAATTTACCTTCGGGTGTTTATATGCTCCGCGCTACCAATGGAGTTACTGCCACGGTTGAGCGGGTTCTCACTTTACACTAG
- a CDS encoding polysaccharide biosynthesis/export family protein — MKKHFVLLLVTGITLLLSSCISNKNTILFQNGGFRYDASVSMENKAPLYKIQPNDVLSIKVKDLNPQNTQYLNAMPDGIFNINEVGVYLYGYSVSDSGYIYLPDIGKINVMGMTVNEARAVIQEKVRDKAFVNATVFVTLVSYRISIIGEVNKPGYYYVYNNSVNLLEAMALASDFKEFADRKNIHLIRNVRGGSEVIKVDLTNPEIFKSPYYYLLPNDILYVPNMEIKNNRSNLSNLQLLSVIFSGAAVTLTAINIANQIQIRKQQ, encoded by the coding sequence ATGAAAAAACATTTTGTACTTCTCTTGGTCACTGGAATTACTTTACTTTTATCCTCCTGTATTTCAAATAAAAATACTATTCTCTTTCAGAATGGTGGTTTTCGCTATGACGCTTCGGTCTCTATGGAGAATAAGGCGCCGCTATACAAAATTCAACCCAACGACGTACTTTCTATTAAAGTAAAAGATCTTAACCCTCAGAATACCCAGTACCTTAATGCGATGCCTGATGGCATTTTTAATATCAACGAGGTAGGAGTGTATCTTTATGGCTACTCTGTCAGTGATTCGGGGTATATTTACCTTCCTGATATTGGCAAGATCAATGTGATGGGTATGACAGTCAATGAGGCCCGGGCCGTAATTCAGGAAAAAGTCCGGGATAAAGCATTTGTTAATGCCACAGTTTTTGTGACGCTGGTAAGTTATCGGATCTCCATCATTGGGGAAGTAAACAAACCCGGCTATTATTATGTGTACAACAACTCGGTGAACCTCCTGGAGGCAATGGCTTTGGCCAGCGACTTTAAAGAGTTTGCAGATAGAAAAAATATACACCTGATCCGCAATGTAAGAGGCGGTTCGGAAGTAATAAAAGTGGATCTGACCAATCCGGAAATTTTTAAATCACCCTACTATTACCTGTTGCCCAACGATATCTTGTATGTGCCCAACATGGAAATCAAAAACAACCGGTCGAACCTATCAAACCTTCAGCTGTTGTCTGTGATTTTCAGTGGCGCTGCAGTAACTTTAACAGCGATCAATATTGCCAATCAAATTCAGATCAGAAAGCAGCAGTAG
- the cysD gene encoding sulfate adenylyltransferase subunit CysD, with translation MDYRLSHLQQLESEAIFVIRETAAQFERPVLLFSGGKDSITLAHLARKAFYPAKLPMPMMHVDTGHNFPETIEYRDRFVAEMGARLIVASVQDSIDSGHAVEEKGPNPSRNALQSITLLEGIEQNKFDACLGGARRDEEKARAKERFFSHRDEFGQWEPKNQRPELWDLYNGYLNQGENFRVFPISNWTELDVWMYLYNEKVELPSLYFAHKRKVVNRGGVFLAESPFITLLNGEKYEEKVVRFRTIGDATCTGAVLSEADNIPAIIEEVAATRVTERGGRTDDKRSDSSMEDRKRQGYF, from the coding sequence ATGGACTATAGACTTAGTCATCTTCAACAACTTGAATCGGAAGCAATTTTTGTTATCCGGGAAACTGCGGCCCAGTTTGAGCGGCCCGTATTGCTCTTTTCCGGAGGCAAAGATTCCATTACGTTGGCTCACCTGGCTCGAAAAGCTTTTTATCCGGCAAAATTGCCGATGCCCATGATGCACGTGGATACAGGACACAATTTCCCCGAAACCATCGAATATCGCGATCGGTTTGTCGCTGAAATGGGTGCCCGTCTGATTGTCGCATCTGTACAGGACTCGATCGACAGCGGCCATGCCGTCGAAGAAAAAGGTCCTAATCCCAGCCGCAATGCGCTTCAGAGCATTACATTGCTGGAAGGAATTGAGCAGAATAAATTTGACGCCTGCCTCGGCGGCGCCCGTCGCGACGAAGAAAAAGCTCGCGCCAAAGAGCGCTTTTTCTCTCACCGCGATGAATTTGGACAGTGGGAACCCAAAAATCAGCGCCCTGAACTCTGGGATCTTTACAATGGATATCTCAATCAGGGCGAAAATTTCCGTGTATTCCCGATCTCCAACTGGACAGAACTCGACGTTTGGATGTATCTCTACAATGAAAAAGTAGAGCTGCCCAGTCTGTACTTTGCCCACAAACGCAAGGTCGTCAATCGCGGAGGTGTATTTTTGGCTGAAAGTCCTTTCATTACACTTCTCAATGGCGAAAAATATGAGGAAAAAGTGGTGCGTTTCCGTACCATCGGCGATGCTACCTGTACAGGTGCTGTTCTTTCTGAAGCTGACAATATCCCCGCGATCATTGAGGAGGTTGCCGCTACACGTGTGACGGAAAGAGGTGGCCGTACAGACGACAAGCGTTCTGATTCCTCTATGGAAGACCGTAAGCGTCAGGGGTATTTTTAG
- the cysC gene encoding adenylyl-sulfate kinase, translating to MAENIHPIFDRILSREDKENMLNQRAVVVWLTGLSGSGKSTIAQALEATLHEEGFFTKLLDGDNIRVGLSNNLSFSEEDRTENIRRIAEAAKLFLDGGVICLCSFVSPTIEIRELARKIIGAENFLEVYVNAPLEVCEGRDVKGLYKKAREGKIPQFTGIDSPFEAPVAPFLELRTDEKSLEQCRAELFEALLPVIEKS from the coding sequence ATGGCAGAAAACATCCATCCGATTTTTGACCGGATATTATCCAGAGAAGATAAAGAAAACATGCTCAACCAACGTGCAGTAGTGGTATGGCTGACGGGCCTTTCGGGTTCGGGTAAAAGCACCATTGCACAGGCACTGGAAGCTACGCTTCACGAAGAAGGATTTTTTACCAAGCTCCTCGACGGCGACAATATCCGGGTAGGTTTATCCAATAACCTTTCTTTTTCCGAAGAAGACCGTACCGAAAATATTCGCCGCATTGCCGAGGCCGCCAAATTGTTTTTGGACGGCGGCGTAATTTGCCTTTGTTCTTTTGTAAGCCCTACCATTGAAATCCGCGAACTGGCAAGAAAGATTATTGGTGCAGAAAACTTTCTGGAAGTATATGTTAATGCACCATTGGAAGTATGTGAAGGGCGCGATGTGAAAGGGCTGTACAAAAAAGCCCGCGAAGGCAAAATTCCTCAGTTTACAGGCATTGATTCTCCGTTTGAAGCGCCGGTGGCGCCGTTTCTGGAGCTTCGGACTGACGAAAAAAGTCTGGAACAATGCAGGGCGGAGTTATTCGAAGCGCTGTTACCAGTCATTGAAAAATCATAG
- a CDS encoding nuclear transport factor 2 family protein, whose protein sequence is MKPIVRIVLPWLIISFSLLPNLQAAYPSDDLIDIQRTLNYYYEGAALHSVEVLARAYHPQARMVYVDTKTGRYEKFEVGDYLRTLADSHPVVHEKSIRILSLDITGNTALVKTCITFSGKGMRIIDFLTLHQMEGEWRIVSRTSFKEYATFEKTKTLLWDKAFAQDQREVNDVLNTYLLGGDRSDATVLRTAFHPQADVTYTDPRKETCYIVSLADYLHMYDNQENRDLQKRKHKVLSVDITGNMAVAKISIKYKRFQGMVTDYITLVKTDGKWSIILKATDKEKSAFLAPV, encoded by the coding sequence ATGAAACCTATTGTCCGGATTGTCCTTCCATGGCTGATTATTTCTTTTTCCCTGCTCCCAAACCTTCAGGCTGCCTATCCTTCAGATGATCTGATAGATATTCAGCGCACGCTGAACTATTATTACGAAGGTGCCGCGCTTCACTCGGTAGAAGTTCTTGCCAGAGCATATCACCCTCAGGCGAGAATGGTATATGTGGATACAAAAACCGGAAGGTACGAAAAATTTGAAGTAGGCGATTATCTCCGTACGCTGGCGGACTCTCATCCGGTTGTGCATGAAAAGAGTATTCGTATTCTGAGTCTGGACATCACCGGGAACACCGCACTTGTCAAAACCTGTATCACATTTAGTGGAAAGGGGATGCGAATCATAGATTTTCTCACCCTGCACCAGATGGAAGGAGAATGGAGAATTGTCAGCCGCACTTCGTTTAAAGAATATGCGACTTTTGAAAAAACGAAGACATTATTGTGGGACAAAGCGTTTGCCCAGGATCAGCGGGAGGTGAACGATGTGCTAAACACATATCTGCTTGGTGGCGACCGTAGTGACGCCACTGTATTGAGAACGGCTTTTCACCCGCAGGCAGATGTTACTTATACGGATCCCCGCAAAGAAACCTGCTATATCGTATCACTGGCTGACTACCTGCATATGTATGACAATCAGGAAAACCGGGATTTGCAAAAGCGCAAACATAAGGTCCTTTCCGTCGATATCACCGGCAATATGGCTGTCGCCAAGATTAGCATAAAGTATAAACGTTTTCAGGGAATGGTTACGGACTATATTACTCTGGTAAAAACTGACGGCAAATGGTCCATTATTCTCAAAGCAACAGACAAGGAAAAAAGTGCTTTTCTGGCACCGGTTTGA
- the cysN gene encoding sulfate adenylyltransferase subunit CysN yields the protein MDLLRFSTAGSVDDGKSTLIGRLLYDTKSIFEDQLESIERTSSNRGDDYLDLALLTDGLKAEREQGITIDVAYRYFATPRRKFILADTPGHIQYTRNMVTGASTVNLAIILIDARHGVVEQTRRHSFITSLLQIKHLIVCVNKMDLVDYSEEQYNKIVDQYEEFSSKLKVPDIRYIPISALKGDNVVNDSERMPWYKGSSLLYTLETVHVDNDYNHVDSRFPVQYVIRPQSDGNPDYRGYAGRVSGGVFKPGDDVVVLPSGFSSKIKSIDTYEGPLEEAYTPMSVTITLEDEIDISRGDMLVKPENQATVDQDIELMICWMSEKKLTPRNKYKIRHTTRDARCIVKEIRYKVDVNTLHRVEDNSDMGLNDIGRILIRTTVPLLHDSYARNRTTGSIILVDEFTNETVAAGMII from the coding sequence ATGGACTTACTTAGATTTTCTACAGCCGGCAGCGTCGATGACGGAAAAAGTACCCTGATCGGTCGCCTGCTCTATGACACGAAATCCATTTTCGAGGACCAACTCGAATCCATTGAACGCACCAGTTCTAATCGGGGTGATGATTACCTTGACCTCGCACTCCTCACCGATGGTCTGAAAGCAGAGCGCGAACAAGGCATTACGATCGATGTCGCCTACCGCTATTTTGCAACACCACGCCGTAAGTTTATCCTCGCCGATACTCCCGGACATATCCAGTACACACGTAATATGGTGACGGGTGCCTCGACAGTCAACCTGGCTATTATTCTGATTGATGCCCGCCATGGCGTTGTGGAGCAAACCCGCAGACACTCATTTATCACTTCTTTGCTTCAGATCAAACACCTGATCGTTTGTGTAAACAAAATGGACCTGGTGGATTACTCTGAAGAACAATACAACAAAATTGTAGATCAGTACGAAGAGTTTTCATCTAAACTGAAAGTGCCGGACATTCGCTACATTCCTATCAGTGCCCTCAAAGGCGACAACGTAGTGAATGACTCTGAGCGTATGCCCTGGTACAAAGGTTCTTCTCTTCTCTACACACTGGAAACTGTTCATGTTGACAATGATTACAACCATGTTGACAGCCGTTTTCCTGTGCAGTATGTGATTCGGCCACAGTCCGATGGCAACCCTGACTACCGTGGGTATGCAGGCAGAGTTTCCGGAGGTGTATTTAAGCCTGGAGATGATGTCGTGGTCTTACCATCCGGTTTTTCCTCCAAAATCAAATCGATCGATACCTATGAAGGGCCACTGGAGGAGGCTTATACGCCTATGTCAGTAACCATCACTTTGGAAGATGAAATCGATATCAGCCGTGGAGATATGCTGGTTAAGCCTGAAAACCAGGCAACCGTAGATCAGGATATCGAACTGATGATATGCTGGATGTCGGAGAAAAAACTGACGCCCCGCAACAAATATAAAATCCGCCATACTACCCGGGATGCAAGATGTATCGTCAAGGAAATTCGCTACAAAGTGGATGTCAATACCCTGCACCGTGTAGAGGACAATTCAGATATGGGCCTCAATGACATTGGTCGTATTCTGATCAGAACTACAGTGCCTTTGCTGCACGATAGTTATGCCCGTAACCGTACCACTGGCAGCATCATCCTGGTGGATGAGTTTACCAATGAGACAGTTGCTGCGGGGATGATTATCTGA